The window ACTCCAGGTtgttaatcaaccaaagacccagacgtTAAAACTCAAACACCAGTTTTCTTTGTTATCGATCGTCCGCCTCACTccgagtttctgtctgatttagtCCTCAGCTCAAACAAAATAAtcattgtgggtgattttagcATCCATGTAGATACTAAACAGCTGACAGCCTGAACACAGCATTTAATATGTTATTAGGCTCAATTAGcctcttaaagacataaagacctggatggccgctaactttctgcttcttaattcagatcaaactgaggttattgtactcggccctgaaaatcttagaaatatggtatctaagcagattcttactctggatggcattaccttggcctccagtaatgctgtgaggaaccttggagtcatttttgaccaggacatgtccttcaacgcacatattaaacaaatatgtaagactgctttcttccatttgtgcaacatctctaaagttagaaatatcctgtctcagagtgatgctgaaaaactagttcatgcatttattacttccaggctggactactgtaattctttattatcaggatgtcctaaaaactccctgaaaagccttcagttaatccaaaatgctgcagcaagagtcctgacagggactagaaagagagagcagatttctcttgtgttggcttcccttcattggtcTTCCTCTCCCCACCCATGCAGCGGGTGGGGAGCGGTGTTCATGTGGTGTTCAGTACCACTTGAAATTGCCGTCTCCAAGATTTTTATTCAAATAGTGATTTCACAGACATTTATcaacaaatatattttagaaTTTATATATTTGCATTATTATGAACTGTAGTTCTGTGTGGATTCTTACATTTCTGAATCCATATCCTTACTCTTGAACCCTTTGAGACAGCTGTTCCTAATGTTTAGGGGCCCTGAGAAACAAAAGGCTTGAAAAGCAGCTGGGTGGGCCTTCTTTAACCTTTCCTCTATTTCTGCTGTAGGAGTCCACGGGGATGACTCACGTTTGGAGCCAAAGGGGACATGAGCAGAAGTTGAGTATTTGCGTCACTTTTTAGCTTTAGAAGCTGCTACTTAGTAACTACATGTGGAAGACTACAAGTCTTCCACATTAATCTTCTACATTCGAGTTAGTAAAATAAGTTCATGTTCTGGATGAACAGCACAGACTGTAAACTCACCACAGTCCAGAACACATAGATGATGATGAGAGCCAGAGTGAGCACCAGGAGTCCCAGGGCCTCCGTCCCATTGGTGTAGTAGAGCTCCATGGCTCCTTGAACACACAGCCAGCCCGACAGCGACGCGAGCGGCGTGATGAACAGGAAACAAGCCGCATCGCTGCACAACgtcctcctctgctgctgcatgGCTGGAGAGCACCACCACTGATGAAGGGGAAGAGGAGGCAGGAAGTGGATTAGCCTCATGTTTTCcatgaaatagtaaaatgtctgtgatatgttttcatgttctgACTGTTACTGCATTCCCTATATCAGCAGGACATGGAGTAAAGACCAACATAAGACAGGAAAAATCCTCTGGGAACCATTTAGGTGATCCTGCATTTACTAAGTGAAACTGGTCAAAAGAATACATTAAACTAATGATCTTATTTCTTCACTGCGTGATAATACAGGAGACTTTGTAGCTGCAAAACCAGTTCAGCTTTTACTTGGAGCTGAATCGAAGCAGAataaacgtgtgtgtgtttgtgtatgctgTGTGGATTAGATTCGTACATCGCTAACAGGAAGTGCTGCACCTTTCCTTCTCTGTGTGCGTGGAGCATCGCCTGACAGCAGGCCTGTGCTGTTCCGTGTGTAGCTTAGCCTGGCACAGCACACGGTGCTTAATCAGCAGATTACCAGCCAAGAATGCGCCTACAGAGAGCACCGAGGCCACTCTCCTGTTCTGTCCTCTGCAGCAAAGAAGCACCGTCTAATCTGCCTCTCAGGCTAAGTGGCTTTATGGACAGCGAGCTGACGGCAACAGGTTCTTCAATGTGAAGCCAACAAACTCCTCCCACTGAGTCTGACACGCCACCATTCAGGAAAAAGAGCCAGCCTTCACTCTTTGCTCTGTCTGCTCTGCAGCAGAAGCCGGTGAATCCTTCTTTTTTAACTTCAATCAGCCTCATTCATCTGTCTCATCTCACAAAGATGTTTCTCTCCAGGCTGAGCGTGACACGAGGAGAGGACACTACAAAAAAAGTGTGGCTGTCTCGGTCACAAGTCTGGACCGCTAAAACCCTCTGTGAGTCGAGTCCTGAGCATCAGTGTGGTGATGGGCCTACCTCAGTCAGAGGCTTTGGCACACGCTCCAgcacaaactggtgatggcagaGCTCGCAGTGTCCGCTGTCGGAGGCGGTGAGCCACTGTTCCAGGCAGCTCCGGTGCACCGAGGCCAGGCTGCCGGAGCACTCGCAGGGGGACAGCAGCTCTCCTGACGCCTGGCCTTCGTGGCAGATCCTGCAAAACTGCTCCTCACTGCACAGAGCGACACACGAACAGAGACGACAGGAAGTCTGCAAAGGCAGTTTTCTACTGTGACATTCAGAAGGTAAAAACTTTGCATAAAGGAAAGGATTCATCCTGTCTTGTAGATTTACtcacaggaaagaaaaagaaaaatattaaacagaatatttttcatgtttgtcttcagATGTATAATGAAAATATATCATGACCTCTTTCATGGTGTTTTTTACTATGTGTCATTGCAGACAGTCTATATGTCATCTCACTGTGATGTTATTGGATCTGAGTGGAAACTGCACCATGCAGGATTCAGGGGTGAAGCATTTGTTTGACTGAagactggagactctgaggtaAGTCATCGAGGTCATAGCTTCTCGAAAGGTTTCGAGCACCTCGGCACTAACCGAGAATCCTTCAGAAACACAGCCTCTGTGAGTACTGCTGTTAACCATGTCCATTCTTTTATATCCACAGTGTACTCCTCTCCTATTGGCTGCGTGTAGCTGGATGATTCACAAACGCGTACCCTGAACCCTGACGTCCACCGTCATCAGATCTCAGTCCAGCGGAGCGCCTTTGGGAAGTGGTGAAATGCATCACCAGCATATCTGCAAGGTGCATCCAAGTGGCAACATAAAGGGCCTAAAATTATAGTTtagaaactgcagttcctctaacgtccagcagaggcagcagtgagtcaggccccatagactcccatgttaaaacttcaccgcagaaacaaacatgtttacagcctgatacacaaACTGACTGGTCTGTGGATCTTTCCCTCCTTATTAACACCTGTACAGGGGAGGATGTTTCtataactcacctgtttaaatggttttaagccttaaagtttgcattattaggggcgtggcctctttgactgacaggtggctgtagctactagctgtctgctagcttcACCTGGACCTTTGTGCTGTTCGAGTATTTTGGAGCCTTTTAACGACGTCATGTGACCAAAAATATGActgctgtgaggtcactgtaCTAACAGACCGTCTGGCTCCAGTTCTGGTAAAATTCGAGGATTGTGATTGGACTAAGCACTAATTGGCAGGTACCCATGTCTGTGCCATGCTCCCATAAAACCAATTTAAACTGGGTTGGTGGTTCGGGCTGTAATTTCGTGTCCAGGAAAGGCTTCGTCACTCTGGGTGATTTCAAACGTTGATAAATCTAAACCTGAACCTGAACAGTAGGCGAGCGTACGTTACAGAGGTGATGAACTTTCAGCCTCTTTGCTTCCTGCTCCGTTTACCTGTCTGTGATGGCTGCACACTCCACAGTGGGCGTGTCTGCGTGATAGCACATCACTTcctggctgctgctgtggagctcttCATCCAGCGCAGGCTCAGGGATTAACTTCACCTCCTCCACAGGACTGGACCCCCACCTGCCCATCGGATCCTCCACAGTCATACCTGCAGTAGGAGGGGCCATTCACTCCACGTCACATCTgttaggcacacacacacaaacagatggaATGAAAATACATCctgacataaataaataaaaataaaaataaaaatatggacacacaaGTGGATCTGCTGTCTGTTACAAACTGACTGACAGGTTTTGTTTATACCGGGATTAAATTAATTATGAATGGAAGCTGCAAAATATGACATCATCCATCAGAATTAGGACTGGAGCTCCCGACTCCAGTAACAGAACCCTTCATATTTAcagacaggtttaaaaaaagaaactgtcaAAGATGGAGGAGCGCACTGTGCTCCTATTGGTCAGCATCACAGACGTTAAGGAAGTTCTGCTGACCTGCAGGTTTGTAATTTCTTTTCCAGCAGCTGTTTTCACCGTTTAGCCAGAACTCAGCACCAAACACAAAGTTACAGAGCAGAAAGGTGACGGTTATTTATGTTTGCTCTGCTGCCGCCACGTGGCCAAAAATCAGTGAATTAAAGCTTTAAAGGTTTAAGTTTTCGTCCAAGAAATTAAATAACCTGTCAGTGCTTAAACACATTTACACTGAGAATA is drawn from Oreochromis aureus strain Israel breed Guangdong linkage group 1, ZZ_aureus, whole genome shotgun sequence and contains these coding sequences:
- the zgc:158785 gene encoding E3 ubiquitin-protein ligase MARCHF3; this encodes MAPPTAGMTVEDPMGRWGSSPVEEVKLIPEPALDEELHSSSQEVMCYHADTPTVECAAITDSEEQFCRICHEGQASGELLSPCECSGSLASVHRSCLEQWLTASDSGHCELCHHQFVLERVPKPLTEWWCSPAMQQQRRTLCSDAACFLFITPLASLSGWLCVQGAMELYYTNGTEALGLLVLTLALIIIYVFWTVVSVRYHVHLFKTWKKTDQRVRLWVPVSEQTPPNQQVAPINFLSKAINKETMV